The following coding sequences lie in one Rutidosis leptorrhynchoides isolate AG116_Rl617_1_P2 chromosome 4, CSIRO_AGI_Rlap_v1, whole genome shotgun sequence genomic window:
- the LOC139841613 gene encoding uncharacterized protein, whose translation MMLWGLWTKRNKHFHDQINDIYERVEVVEKRVLSDFHNANKRADSQGVDAMHNTHMSPWLRPQVGYIKFNCDAAWKRETGKVSLGFVARNHNGDVLISGARSECFAGSVLEAEAKAIYWAMTHARRK comes from the coding sequence ATGATGCTTTGGGGTTTGTGGACAAAAAGGAACAAACACTTCCATGATCAGATCAATGATATATATGAAAGAGTTGAAGTGGTGGAAAAACGGGTTCTATCTGACTTTCACAACGCTAATAAGAGAGCGGATTCCCAAGGTGTTGATGCCATGCATAACACACATATGTCTCCATGGTTAAGACCACAAGTCGGTTACATTAAGTTTAACTGCGATGCAGCTTGGAAAAGAGAAACTGGTAAAGTAAGTTTGGGGTTTGTGGCTCGTAATCACAACGGGGATGTTCTAATTTCAGGTGCTCGATCAGAATGTTTTGCAGGCTCGGTTTTAGAGGCTGAGGCTAAAGCTATCTATTGGGCGATGACTCATGCGCGGAGGAAATGA
- the LOC139843554 gene encoding phosphoglycolate phosphatase 2, which yields MGDNKSTSDSASVSLPLSVTNFRDLFDSVDAFLFDCDGVIWKGDTLIDGVAQTLEMLRSKEKKLVFVTNNSSKSRKQYANKFQSLGISVTEEEIFSSSFAAAMYLKINEFPPEKKVYVIGGEGILEELKLAGFTGLGGPEDANKTVQLKANTLFEHDKTVGAVVVGIDPYINYYKLQYGTLCIRQNPGCLFIATNRDATGNMTDLQEWPGAGCMVAAVCGSTQKEPIVVGKPSTFLMDFLKNKFKIPTSKMCMVGDRLDTDILFGQSAGCKTLLVFSGVTSQSTFQDPSNDIQPDFYTNQISDIFDLLNS from the exons ATGGGTGACAATAAATCAACAAGTGATTCTGCTTCTGTTTCCCTACCTTTATCTGTCACAAACTTTCGAGATCTCTTCGATTCAGTTGATGCTTTCCTCTTTGATTGCGATG GTGTAATTTGGAAAGGAGATACACTCATTGATGGTGTTGCACAAACACTTGAAATGCTTAGGTCCAag GAGAAGAAGTTGGTTTTTGTAACTAACAATTCATCAAAATCCAGAAAACAGTATGCTAACAAGTTCCAGTCACTTGGAATCTCTGTAACTGAG GAAGAGATATTTTCATCGTCGTTTGCAGCTGCTATGTACTTGAAAATTAATGAATTCCCTCCAGAAAAGAAG GTGTATGTAATAGGTGGGGAAGGCATATTAGAAGAGCTTAAACTTGCTGGTTTTACTGGTCTTGGTGGTCCT GAAGATGCGAATAAGACTGTGCAGCTTAAAGCAAACACCCTCTTCGAGCATGATAAAACT GTTGGAGCGGTTGTTGTTGGAATTGATCCATACATAAATTATTACAAACTACA GTATGGAACGCTTTGCATTCGCCAGAATCCAGGATGCCTTTTTATTGCTACAAACCGTGATGCAACTGGAAATATGACCGATCTTCAAGAATGGCCAGGAGCTGGGTGTATGGTTGCTGCTGTTTGCGGGTCAACTCAGAAAGAGCCTATTGTTGTTGGAAAGCCATCGACGTTTTTGATGGACTTTTTGAAGAATAA ATTCAAGATTCCTACGAGCAAAATGTGTATGGTGGGTGACAGATTAGATACTGATATTTTATTTGGTCAGAGTGCGGGCTGCAAAACGCTACTTGTTTTTTCAG GTGTTACAAGTCAGTCAACATTCCAAGATCCCTCAAATGATATCCAACCTGATTTTTACACAAACCAGATTTCAGACATATTCGATCTACTAAACTCATGA